The stretch of DNA AGATTTGCATAAAGCGATATCCATCAAATAAAATGACAAATTATCAAAAAGGGTATGTTCAAAGTGATTTCGAACATACCCTTTTTTGCCTCCTTCCGGCATTAAAGAGGAAAACTAAACCGGCATTGACAGAAGAATTGAATATATCGAATTTCATCGTATTTATGATGGGAAAATCAGCCAAGTTGAATGGCTATTTTATATACGTTGTAAAACAGGTTTGTCTTAGTTTTCATATTACTTAGAAACTGTAAGCATTAAAACTAAGTATACAATGACACCAATGTATGTATTTTTGAAATAAAGATGCGATATTTTGAATAATGTCGCGACGTTTGCAAAAAAGTTGCGTTGATCCGAGCAGGATTAACGCTTTTTTGTTGAACTTATCGAACTAACGGGGCAGGTTAGTTCAAGAAGAATTTTTCATTTATTGGAACTATTTGGGTTAAATAACGTAATAATTATAAAGGATTAAATTAAGGAGGATAACCCTTGAACAAATTCGGTGTTATCTCATTGCTAATGTTTATTAGTAGTATTATTGCTTTTTATATTTTGAGAGGACCTAATGCTGATATATATGTTGGTATAAAAATTTTTAGTGTTCTATCAATTATTGGGATTGTGTTTGCATTTATTTCAGGAAACAAGTTGTGGTTTTTTATCGGGGGGATTCTAAATATTTGTATGCTGGTGTTCACTTTTTTTCTATTACTCGCAATGGGTATAGGTGAGCCTTAAACTATCGGAAAAAAATTAAAAGATGAAATGGTTGATATATTATTTACTTATACAGCTAATTTCTTATTGAACTAACGGGGCAGTTTAGGTGAAGATGCAATGTTATAATTATTATCAAATCGATTATTTATGTAGACAAATCCAAACCTTTTTCGGATACCTTGAATTCGATGTAAATGAAAGCGAGAATGAGTAAATGAACATATTGGACTATCTTAAGGGAAGGTTTCCAACTGTCGAATTAATCCCAAGCATTTATTATCAATGGGACATTGGCATCCACTTTTCACTTGGTGGGGAAATCTATCAATTCAAAGATAATGATGATCTCAATCTTAATCGATTTCGACTTGTATATAAGCAAACCTCAACAATTTTCAATGAGTTGTTTGAGCAAAATGACGAGCTGTTCTTCGTGACGAATGTTTATAATCACAAAACAAAAGAGAAACATACTAGAAAACTGAAGGTATACCAGCCGTTTCTGAAGTGTAAAAATAAATTGAATCGAATTCAGGTGAAAACGTACCCTTATCCGTTCGAGTCGGACGAAGCAGAAGAATTCGAGTTGCAACAATTTTCCTTGTTGTGTAAGCGAGGAGACATACGTGTGAATGAATTACTTAAGGCAGCGAGTAATGAAGATTTTCCATTGAAACCAAAGTTCGGAAGGTACTCCATCGATTATCCCGATGTTTTCTTAGTGAACATCACAAAAGACATTATTTTCTTTGTCTACGACGACCGAGGGTGCGAAGTTATAGCCCGTGAAGCAGATCGAATACGTCCACTTTATGAGAAATACTACGATTGGGTAGAAGAAGTTGATAGAAAAAGGATTGAACAAGGGTTAGGAGGAAGAGGATTGAAAAAATGAAAACAATCAAAGTATTCATCTATTTTCTCTTGTTCAACTAACGGTGCTTTAGTTGAAGATCAAGTGCTCCTTAGACAATACTTTTCTTATCAAACTAACGGGGCTGGTTTGTTGAATAATCAATTAGTAATATAGGTTTTGATTTTTTGAGGAGTTTGGAGAGGAATAGATTGAAAAAGTTTCGTGGAAAAAGGAGTTATTTTCGTAATTTATGGTGGACGGTAGCAGTAGAGCATAATGATTTGGACTTTGGAAACGAGGGATGGTTTGATTTATGGCATACCCATCTAGACTTTTTCGGGGTTGGAAATAATAGTTTAAAGATAAGAAGAGAGCATGTAAAAGCACATTTAGCTATATATGAAAACTTATTAGAAAGGCTCGACACACTTGATAAACCTTATCAATCGTGGATTGAATTAGATGATGAAGATGCTGGTAAAGATGCAGTTTATATTCATACTCCTAATCCTAATGAAAATAATTTCCCTCTTAAAATAGAAAATTTAAACTGGGATTGCATTATCCCGAAATATTTCAAGGATTTAATAGACCTGAAGGAATTTAATGTGGGTCACTATAAGTGGGAATGCAATAGCAGCTATTTAATCCAGTCTAAAAATAAGGGGATTAAATTGTAGGACTTAAAGAACTAACTGGTGCTTTACTTCAATAAGGGGTAAAGCCTTTTTCTTATTCAACTAACGGGGCAGTTTAGTTTAACAAGAATGCTAAAATGAATTAATTGTAAAGCGGTTAAATTGGGGAGTGAAACATGAATATAATCCTTTGGCTTGTAAATGCTGTTATGTTATTTGGTGTTTGGTTGTTTGCTTCTGTCTTTCTGTCGACAGGGGATGAATGGTGGTCCTTATACACTTTTAATATGGAGGAAATATCTCCTTTCAATCTAGAAATATCTTGGCTAAATGTCTTTATATTTGGATTCATTTCTTTGGTAATTTCTTTCTTCCTTGTAAAGATAACTTCAGTAAAAAAATAACAACTTAGTTCTTCTTCAACTAACGGGTGCTTTAGTTAAAAATCATCGGGCTGTTTAAACAGCCCTTTTTCTTATTGAACTAACGGGGCAGGTTAGTTCAATAAGAAAAAGAGTTATGGACAGAATAAGGGGTAGAAAATTAAATAAAAGGAAGTGGGATTGCATGGTTAATATCGACGATGAAACCAACTTTGTAAATAATCAAATAGACTTTTGGGATTGTGAGTGTACTGAAAACCCATTATTTATGTACAACGTGGACGGTGAGTTTAGAGAAACGTTAACTGCATTTTGGAGGAACTATAATAGCTTTCCACTAAAAGTAGTTCATAATTTTGTACGAGAAATAGATGATTTAGATTCGGATGATAAAGTATATAAATTAAGAATTGATACAGTAAATACAATAGATGAACTGGTTAAAATGTTAGATGAAATAGGATGGAAATTAACTGAAGAAAACTTCTTTATAACTAATTCATCCAAAGAAATTGTTTTTAAAACAACAGAGATAGATATATTAAAGGGAAAAGTATTTGCACAGAAACCGATTTTTGAATTAGATACAAGGGAGACCTTAACAGAAGTCATTTTACATGGGTATTCCTTTTTGATAGGTACAAATGATACTAAGTTATCTACTAAGGAAATGGTTAAAGATATTTCCCTTCGTTAAAGTAGTCTTTAGGTAATTCAACTAATGAAGATCATCGGGTTGCTATGCAGCCCTTTTTCTTATTGAACTAACGGGGCAGAATAGTTCAACAAGATTTTTAGTTTAAATGGTAAGATATGTTTATAAAAGGGGGGAGTTAAATGAGTGATTTTTTCTTAATCCTTATGGGCTTTTTTATTGTTGTTGCAAATATTATTGGATTTATATCTTACAAAAAAAAGAAAAATCTATACTTTGCGGCTTTGACAATATTATTATTAGCAGTTTTATTTGGGACAATCGGTGGTGTATTAGCACTTTTTGTTATTCGTGATGCTTTTGCAATATTCTATGGCATGCAGCTAGGATACTATTTAATAATAAATAGCGTCATCGTTTTTTTAATTGCAATTTTAGCAACTGTAATAAACAAATTTAACAACAGAAAAATGTAATTCATGATTATATTCTACTAACGAGTGCTTTAGTTAAAGATCCTCGTGCCACTTAGCCAGCTCTATTTCTTATTGAACTAACAAAGCAGTTTAGTAGCTTGAGGAAAATCTTGATGCTAAGAAATATCTTATAAAGGATACATTAATAGCAATCGAATAGGAGTAACCAACTTTGAATTATGTTAGATTTTGTATTTATCAATTCATCTTATTTTCCTCAATTTTTGTTATCAGCTTTTACCAAGATCAATACTTAGGTAAACCATTTACTTCTGTTGATTTAATAGCAATATGTATAAGTTTATTTATCGCAATAATCGGTTACCGATTAGTAAATAAGATATATAAACGATTCGAGAATATTAGGTTGCAAAATAAGATATTAATTTCAATACCAACTGTAATATTATCAATCCTGTTTATTGGCTTACTTGAGCAATTACTCGTTTAGTTTTCTTACTCAACTAACGGGGCAGGTTAGTTCAATAAGAATTATTTACAAACTAGTTGAGTTAGGACAAATTTTATGTACCACAGTTTCAACAACGCCAAAGGGATGTGTATTAATGAAAGAGTATTATCACTCTAAAAAGAAGAAAATTAGGGGATGGAAGCGTCACAAGAGGAAAATAGAAAAATGGAGACAAAATGTAATCGACTTAGAAATTGATTACATACGAGAAAACCAAAAAGATTACGCAAAGTTGTGGATTCATCCCTTTTATTCGTTAGTCCGTACAAACCCACCAAATTGGTATAACCGTTTATTGTTAAGCAAAATGATAGATGTATATCTAAACTGGTATGAAAAAATGGCGAAAGAAAATGAAGACTTTTATCTAAAGATTTGGTTATATGAACCTGAATTTATCAATTCCCAAATTGTTGTCTCGTACAAAGACTGTATAAATTTTTACAATGATACCTTTGATAAAAACACTATTAAAAAGGTATTTCCACTTCATAAATATGAGTCATTAAAGGATAAATTAGCAATGTTTGATTGGGAAGCCCACATTGATGCCGAAAAGTATTGGGAAGAGGAAATTAAAGAGGATATAGAGACAGGGTACAGAACAAAAGAAGAGGTAAATGAGATACTAAATAAATCTTATAAAACCGAAAAAATTAAACTTAGCTATGGAAGTGACACCATTTATAAAGTAAATGTTGGAGATGTTTGGGTGGGAACTTTAAAAAGATGATGGAGTACCCCTATGAAGAATGCTCTCAGTTCTTCATTAAAATATATACCTATACCATTTAAGCCATATTGAACTAACGGGTGCTTTAGTTGAAGGTCATTGAGTTGCTTTGCAGCCCTTTTCTTATTGAACTAACGGGGCAGTTTAGTTGAACAA from Paenisporosarcina sp. FSL H8-0542 encodes:
- a CDS encoding DUF3885 domain-containing protein codes for the protein MNILDYLKGRFPTVELIPSIYYQWDIGIHFSLGGEIYQFKDNDDLNLNRFRLVYKQTSTIFNELFEQNDELFFVTNVYNHKTKEKHTRKLKVYQPFLKCKNKLNRIQVKTYPYPFESDEAEEFELQQFSLLCKRGDIRVNELLKAASNEDFPLKPKFGRYSIDYPDVFLVNITKDIIFFVYDDRGCEVIAREADRIRPLYEKYYDWVEEVDRKRIEQGLGGRGLKK
- a CDS encoding 3-isopropylmalate dehydrogenase codes for the protein MSDFFLILMGFFIVVANIIGFISYKKKKNLYFAALTILLLAVLFGTIGGVLALFVIRDAFAIFYGMQLGYYLIINSVIVFLIAILATVINKFNNRKM